A genomic segment from Sulfitobacter mediterraneus encodes:
- a CDS encoding DMT family transporter has product MNEQSTKPALAAISVLGGMAALGLTDNFVPHISERGSLWQFHLVRSVMAFVVLGAVVAFGYGSLRAKRPIAVLGRSLFQAGAMLIYFGCLSVLPIGVVVAGLFTSPLFVVLISILFQGKSVGLFRWAAVVIGFVGALMVIRPDPSALDPISFLPIVAGLLYAIGAVATRAWCEGESTLTLTAGFFGMLGVFGLIGVFVVSGEAPAGHDGFVLRSWGPLDAEMLFWFAVQAVGSLIGIGLIFRGYLLGEASHVAVFEYSLLVFASFWAWALWDQTVPVLGLFGMVLIALAGSIIALRSTAPVGAGRVPE; this is encoded by the coding sequence GTGAACGAACAATCGACAAAGCCCGCGCTGGCCGCGATCTCTGTGCTGGGCGGAATGGCGGCCCTTGGGCTGACCGACAACTTCGTGCCGCATATTTCGGAACGCGGGTCGCTGTGGCAGTTCCATCTTGTGCGCTCGGTGATGGCATTTGTGGTCTTGGGGGCTGTGGTGGCATTCGGCTACGGCAGTTTGCGGGCCAAGCGGCCCATCGCGGTGCTGGGGCGCAGTCTGTTTCAAGCCGGTGCAATGCTGATCTATTTTGGCTGCCTGTCCGTGCTGCCGATTGGCGTGGTAGTGGCGGGCCTGTTTACATCACCGTTGTTTGTTGTGCTGATCTCGATCCTGTTTCAAGGCAAATCCGTGGGCCTGTTCCGTTGGGCGGCGGTGGTGATCGGCTTTGTCGGCGCTTTGATGGTGATCCGCCCCGATCCTTCCGCGCTGGACCCGATCAGTTTCCTGCCCATCGTGGCGGGGTTGCTTTACGCTATTGGCGCAGTGGCCACGCGGGCGTGGTGCGAGGGGGAAAGCACATTGACCCTGACCGCCGGATTCTTCGGAATGCTGGGTGTGTTTGGCCTTATTGGGGTGTTTGTTGTCTCTGGCGAGGCACCGGCAGGGCACGATGGTTTTGTGCTGCGCTCCTGGGGGCCGCTGGACGCGGAGATGCTGTTCTGGTTCGCGGTACAGGCGGTGGGCTCGCTCATCGGGATCGGCTTGATCTTTCGCGGCTATTTGTTGGGTGAGGCCAGTCATGTGGCCGTCTTTGAATACTCGCTGCTGGTCTTTGCCAGCTTTTGGGCATGGGCTCTTTGGGATCAAACCGTGCCGGTGTTGGGGTTGTTTGGCATGGTCTTGATCGCCCTTGCGGGTAGCATCATCGCTCTGCGCAGCACCGCCCCGGTTGGCGCGGGCCGGGTGCCGGAATAG
- a CDS encoding winged helix-turn-helix transcriptional regulator yields MTKDIRLPKPGTAVRGSKSGQPIMVLFDLLSRRWAMGILWNLSDKNRNFRDLQARCDSASPSVLNTRLKELRAVGLVDRADDGYSLTADGRDLFKRLEPLGDWAQDWVPTLAAASTGD; encoded by the coding sequence ATGACAAAAGACATACGCCTTCCGAAACCCGGAACTGCCGTGCGCGGATCGAAAAGTGGTCAACCCATCATGGTGCTCTTTGACCTGCTCAGCCGTCGCTGGGCGATGGGAATCTTATGGAACCTCAGCGACAAGAACCGCAATTTCAGAGACTTGCAGGCCAGATGTGACAGCGCCTCGCCCAGTGTGCTGAACACCCGCCTCAAGGAATTGCGGGCCGTTGGTTTGGTTGACAGGGCCGATGATGGCTACAGCCTGACGGCAGATGGGCGCGACCTGTTCAAACGGCTGGAGCCGCTGGGGGATTGGGCGCAAGACTGGGTTCCGACCCTGGCGGCGGCTTCTACGGGCGACTGA
- a CDS encoding sulfotransferase family 2 domain-containing protein, which yields MIISRGRSYLFVHIPKTGGTSMALALEGRAMKDDVMIGDTPKAVKRRRRLKNVQTAGRLWKHSTLADIDGLIGVDKIADLFTFTLVRNPWDRTVSYYHWLREQTFDHASVRLAKTQDFEGFVSDPQTQQSLRQWPARRYMTDFNGTEQCRAYIRLEHLAEDAAPLWAHLGFELELPQSNASVRETDYRRYYSPATCEIVAECCAEDIARFGYVYD from the coding sequence ATGATCATCAGCCGCGGGCGGTCCTATCTCTTTGTGCATATTCCCAAAACCGGCGGCACCTCCATGGCGCTGGCGCTTGAGGGCCGCGCAATGAAGGACGATGTGATGATCGGAGACACGCCCAAGGCGGTCAAACGGCGGCGTCGCCTCAAGAATGTGCAAACCGCCGGGCGGCTTTGGAAACACAGCACATTGGCCGATATTGATGGATTGATCGGTGTGGATAAGATCGCGGATCTCTTCACTTTCACCCTTGTGCGCAACCCGTGGGATCGCACGGTCAGCTATTATCACTGGCTGCGCGAACAGACATTTGATCATGCATCGGTCAGGCTGGCCAAGACGCAGGATTTTGAGGGTTTCGTATCTGATCCACAGACGCAGCAAAGTCTGCGCCAGTGGCCTGCCCGTCGCTATATGACGGATTTCAACGGAACGGAGCAGTGCCGCGCCTACATCCGCCTTGAACATCTGGCCGAGGATGCCGCACCGCTTTGGGCGCATCTGGGGTTTGAACTGGAACTGCCGCAGAGCAATGCATCGGTGCGGGAAACAGATTACCGGCGCTATTATTCCCCGGCGACGTGCGAAATTGTTGCCGAGTGTTGCGCAGAAGATATCGCGCGATTTGGTTATGTCTACGATTAA